One window of Esox lucius isolate fEsoLuc1 chromosome 25, fEsoLuc1.pri, whole genome shotgun sequence genomic DNA carries:
- the LOC105029328 gene encoding SLAM family member 5 gives MMSIMKLSQQERLWLTHLLFIVGLCFSTSQTGEEMLTQVVGKSITFSNPVKQGGSLLYNGGTIAVVVKGNMDSSYRDSFKDRIQWDQQTAQFTIKDLTTSDSGMYVVDGKGGDKTTYQLTLYEPVSRPTLTTACNGIYSVECSVKNGRDVTLSLYSGEEILNHTSSPDLFIKLSLPLEVDKENRTSYRCEAANPVTKENVTFHVPESCMVNKMTDNDSKRTRQSLIITVFLPVASGVVGFAFYVKKRRKRDKPDPSEREQDVHMYEELSYSKPKTNQENHSFTLEQDPCYENPEGRSVYDQIQLHRISSKVSTA, from the exons ATGATGTCCATAATGAAATTAAGCCAACAAGAAAGACTGTGGTTGACACATCTACTATTTATTGTCG GACTGTGCTTCTCTACCAGCCAGACTGGTGAAGAGATGCTGACACAGGTTGTTGGAAAATCCATCACATTTTCTAATCCAGTAAAGCAAGGTGGCTCTTTATTATATAATGGTGGTACTATAGCTGTGGTGGTTAAAGGAAACATGGACTCATCCTATAGAGACAGTTTCAAAGACAGAATTCAGTGGGACCAACAGACTGCACAGTTCACCATCAAAGATCTAACAACCAGTGATTCAGGGATGTATGTTGTGGATGGAAAGGGAGGTgacaagacaacatatcaactcACTCTGTATG AACCTGTATCCAGGCCCACGTTGACAACAGCTTGTAATGGTATCTATTCAGTGGAGTGTTCTGTAAAGAATGGGAGAGATGTGACCCTTTCCTTGTACAGTGGAGAGGAGATACTCAACCACACCAGCAGCCCTGACCTTTTCATcaagctctctctccctctggaaGTTGACAAAGAGAACAGAACCTCTTATAGATGTGAGGCTGCCAACCCTGTTACCAAGGAGAATGTGACATTTCATGTCCCAGAATCCTGCATGGTGAATAAAATGACAG ATAATGATAGTAAGAGGACTCGCCAGTCTCTTATTATTACCGTATTCCTTCCGGTTGCTTCGGGAGTGGttggatttgcattttatgtaaAGAAGCGAAGAAAAAGAGACAAACCAG aTCCATCTGAAAGAGAGCAAGATGTCCATATGTATGAGGAGTTAAGTTACAGCAAACCAAAAACAAATCAG GAAAATCACAGTTTTACACTAGAACAGGATCCATGTTATGAGAACCCTGAAGGGAGATCAGTTTATGATCAAATCCAGTTACATCGCATTAGCAGTAAAGTCTCAACAGcatga